The Litoreibacter ponti genome includes a window with the following:
- a CDS encoding aldehyde dehydrogenase family protein codes for MGVEELWFDPSLCFIGGAWVDPASGEVLELSDPSTGDVICEIARGGTEDIDRAVTAARDALQGEWGRAAAFERGRILARMGALVLESADRLARLEALDVGKPLKQAKADAVALARYLEFYAGAADKVHGTTIPYLDGYTVYTLREPHGVTGHIIPWNYPMQIIGRSVGAALAMGNACVLKPAEEACLTALAFADLARQAGLPEGALNVVPGLGAEAGAALAAHGDINHVSFTGSVGVGKLIQRYASEHIVPVTLELGGKSPQLVFDDADIDAALPFLVNAGVQNAGQTCSASSRILVQRGVFDEVLDRMAARYGELQVGPAMSDLDVGPLISARQKSIVEGFLEKGSSLEKAASGQIIEGAPDGGHYVAPVLFAGVSPAHVLAQDEIFGPVQVVIPFDDEAEALAIANGTQYGLVASVWSRDGARQMRLAKALRSGQVFLNNYGAGGGVELPFGGTGLSGHGREKGFEALYGFSALKTVAAKHG; via the coding sequence ATGGGCGTGGAAGAGCTTTGGTTCGACCCGAGTTTATGCTTCATCGGCGGCGCGTGGGTCGATCCCGCAAGCGGCGAAGTGTTGGAGCTTTCAGACCCGTCCACAGGCGACGTGATCTGTGAAATCGCGCGGGGCGGGACCGAGGATATCGACCGCGCGGTCACCGCGGCGCGCGATGCGTTACAGGGCGAATGGGGACGGGCCGCAGCCTTTGAGCGGGGACGCATCCTTGCGCGCATGGGCGCCTTGGTTCTTGAAAGTGCGGACCGACTTGCGCGGCTCGAGGCGCTTGATGTCGGCAAGCCCTTGAAGCAGGCCAAAGCCGACGCAGTGGCGCTCGCGCGCTATTTGGAGTTCTACGCGGGTGCCGCGGACAAGGTCCATGGCACAACGATCCCCTATCTTGACGGATACACGGTCTACACTCTGCGCGAGCCGCATGGGGTGACGGGCCATATCATTCCGTGGAACTACCCGATGCAAATCATCGGGCGTTCCGTGGGTGCGGCGCTTGCGATGGGGAATGCCTGTGTCCTGAAACCGGCAGAAGAAGCCTGTCTGACCGCCTTGGCCTTTGCGGATCTGGCGCGGCAGGCGGGCCTGCCTGAGGGTGCCTTGAACGTAGTGCCGGGCCTTGGGGCAGAAGCCGGTGCGGCTCTCGCCGCCCATGGTGACATTAACCATGTTTCCTTCACCGGATCGGTCGGCGTCGGCAAGCTGATCCAGAGGTACGCGTCCGAGCACATCGTGCCAGTGACTCTGGAACTGGGTGGCAAGAGCCCTCAACTGGTCTTCGACGACGCAGATATCGATGCGGCGTTGCCTTTCTTGGTTAATGCAGGCGTCCAGAACGCGGGCCAGACCTGCTCCGCTTCCTCTCGTATTCTCGTCCAGCGCGGCGTTTTCGACGAGGTGCTCGACCGGATGGCGGCGCGCTATGGCGAGTTGCAGGTCGGTCCGGCGATGTCAGATCTGGACGTTGGTCCGTTAATTTCCGCGCGTCAGAAATCGATCGTGGAAGGTTTTTTGGAGAAAGGATCCTCGCTTGAAAAAGCGGCCTCGGGCCAAATCATCGAAGGTGCGCCAGATGGCGGTCACTACGTCGCTCCGGTCCTGTTCGCGGGCGTCAGTCCGGCCCACGTCTTGGCACAGGACGAGATTTTCGGCCCCGTGCAAGTCGTGATCCCATTCGACGACGAGGCAGAAGCGCTCGCAATTGCAAATGGCACACAATACGGGCTCGTGGCGTCGGTCTGGTCGCGCGACGGCGCGCGTCAGATGCGGCTGGCGAAGGCGCTTCGCTCCGGCCAGGTCTTTTTGAACAACTACGGGGCCGGCGGTGGGGTCGAATTGCCCTTTGGCGGGACGGGCTTGTCCGGACACGGCCGCGAAAAGGGTTTCGAGGCGCTTTATGGCTTCTCGGCGCTCAAGACCGTCGCTGCAAAACATGGATAA
- the panB gene encoding 3-methyl-2-oxobutanoate hydroxymethyltransferase yields the protein MSATARKSAPMPQDILARKGGTPLVSLTAYTTPMAQMMDGICDFVLVGDSVGMVLHGLPSTVGVTMEMMILHGKAVRRGLTTSMLVIDMPFGSYEESREQAFRNAARLMAETGAGAVKLEGGREMAETIAFLVARGIPVMAHIGLTPQSINTLGGYKVQGRGEAAQGLKDDAQAVADAGAFAVVLEKTPEGLSNDITAQIPIPTIGIGASAGCDGQILVVDDMLGLFTAFKAKFVKRFAHLGDDGRKAIEAYAEEVKARSFPGPEHVFADEAPK from the coding sequence ATGAGCGCCACTGCCCGCAAGTCCGCCCCGATGCCTCAAGATATTCTTGCGCGAAAGGGGGGAACGCCCCTGGTGAGCCTGACGGCCTACACGACGCCGATGGCGCAGATGATGGACGGGATTTGCGACTTTGTGCTGGTGGGCGACAGCGTCGGGATGGTGCTGCACGGGCTGCCCTCGACCGTGGGCGTAACGATGGAAATGATGATCCTGCACGGCAAGGCCGTTCGGCGAGGCTTGACCACATCCATGCTGGTGATCGACATGCCGTTCGGCTCCTACGAAGAAAGCCGCGAGCAGGCATTTCGCAACGCCGCGCGCCTGATGGCGGAGACCGGCGCGGGTGCCGTGAAGCTGGAAGGCGGGCGCGAGATGGCGGAAACGATTGCCTTTCTCGTCGCGCGCGGCATCCCGGTGATGGCGCACATAGGGTTAACGCCCCAGTCGATCAACACGCTTGGCGGATACAAGGTGCAGGGTCGCGGCGAGGCGGCGCAGGGCCTGAAAGACGACGCGCAGGCGGTGGCCGATGCGGGCGCGTTCGCTGTGGTCCTGGAGAAGACACCGGAAGGTCTTTCGAACGACATCACCGCGCAGATCCCGATCCCCACGATCGGCATCGGCGCGTCTGCGGGTTGCGATGGACAAATCCTTGTGGTCGATGACATGCTTGGCCTGTTCACCGCGTTCAAGGCAAAATTCGTGAAGCGTTTTGCGCATTTGGGCGACGACGGCCGCAAGGCAATCGAGGCCTACGCGGAAGAGGTCAAGGCGCGGAGCTTCCCGGGACCAGAGCATGTGTTCGCCGACGAGGCCCCGAAGTGA
- the panC gene encoding pantoate--beta-alanine ligase, with the protein MSVPIIRTLAELREAVSTWKATGDSVGVVPTMGALHQGHLSLVRAAKAGCDRVIVTIFINPKQFNNPEDYEKYPRTEQDDARKLEPFEVDAVYVPDGAQMYPEGFNTTVSVDGLTDVLCGAHRPGHFDGVATVVSKLFLQSQADRAYFGEKDFQQLQVVTRMARDLDMPIEVVGCPTIREEDGLAMSSRNLLLSDRARTWAPELNAAMEEMAEGLLAGVDIQELRSKAIARIKRAGFTEVEYLDLRACDTLEELNAPTRPARLLAAAWLAGVRLIDNIAVG; encoded by the coding sequence GTGAGCGTCCCGATCATCCGCACACTTGCGGAGCTGCGCGAGGCGGTCAGCACTTGGAAAGCCACGGGCGACAGCGTCGGTGTCGTGCCCACGATGGGCGCGTTGCATCAGGGCCATTTGAGCCTTGTTAGGGCCGCCAAGGCGGGCTGCGACCGCGTGATCGTCACGATTTTCATTAACCCAAAGCAGTTCAACAACCCCGAGGATTACGAGAAATACCCGCGCACCGAACAGGACGACGCGCGCAAATTGGAGCCGTTCGAAGTCGACGCAGTCTATGTCCCGGACGGCGCGCAGATGTATCCCGAAGGCTTCAACACGACGGTCTCTGTCGATGGGCTGACGGATGTGCTTTGCGGCGCGCATCGGCCCGGTCATTTCGATGGGGTCGCGACCGTCGTCTCCAAACTGTTCCTGCAAAGCCAGGCGGACCGGGCGTATTTCGGCGAAAAGGATTTTCAACAACTGCAGGTCGTCACCCGCATGGCGCGCGATTTGGACATGCCGATCGAGGTCGTAGGATGCCCAACCATCCGGGAGGAAGACGGCCTGGCGATGTCGTCGCGCAACCTGCTCTTGTCCGACCGCGCACGCACATGGGCCCCGGAGCTGAACGCCGCAATGGAAGAAATGGCCGAAGGCCTGCTGGCAGGCGTCGACATTCAGGAGCTGCGATCGAAGGCTATTGCGCGGATCAAGCGGGCGGGATTCACCGAGGTCGAATATCTAGACCTGCGGGCCTGCGACACGCTTGAAGAGCTTAACGCACCGACCCGGCCCGCCCGCCTGCTGGCGGCCGCGTGGCTCGCCGGGGTGCGACTGATCGACAACATCGCTGTCGGTTGA
- a CDS encoding tetratricopeptide repeat protein: MAPIFPKKTGGGPTGGDPLAGLKSLYRQRRFADVLRGAQTLPKAVRGSVPALTLIGAAQMELGQAKQAEVNFRAAVLAEPGRPAGHNNLGLALRAMGEPEKAVRSFRSAIKLRERYPEAWNGLGTALQDAGDVKGAEQAFKNAAKLRPQDPEIWTNLGNIHQAQGRNDKAIAAYQTALKRDPTHANAHYNYGLVLKASGSLQDAVDHYRAAVKAKPNFIAALNNLGNTLQALGQLAPAEDALRRAVDLAPNDAATLNNLGTVLQKMGRLDEAVAAYKKAVEADPDHAMAQAQRLHQMTHLCDWRAFDLLAETTELGCAGDEIPPLTLLAMEDAPERQLARAKTYADAVFGEGAPRPVAVASARPEKLRIGYFSADFRNHPVARLISGTLAVHDRSRFELYGYSFGPDTGDDMRAALAGEFSNFTDIRALSDAEAARRINDDKLDIAVDLTSYTQHSRSALFARRIAPVQVNYLGFPGTSGAGFMDYIVVDPMLVPPSERAHVSEALIALPHCYQPNDNRRAVPRDAGSRADHGLPEDGVVLCCFNSAYKITLREWAIWMRVLLAVDGAVLWLLESNAWAKENLRAQAIAAGVDPDRLVFAPRASNDAHLARHAHADLFLDTFAYNAHTTGSDALWMGVPVITLRGRQFAARVCASLLGAVGLDELICETEAEYEALILELAQAPDRRAALRTHLETKRLKLPLFDTEGYTRALEAGFEAAHARWRDGQAPADISI; encoded by the coding sequence CCCTGATCGGTGCGGCGCAGATGGAACTGGGGCAGGCCAAGCAGGCAGAGGTCAATTTCAGAGCCGCCGTTCTGGCGGAGCCGGGGCGTCCCGCGGGGCATAACAATCTGGGCCTTGCGTTGCGCGCGATGGGCGAGCCCGAAAAGGCCGTGCGGTCCTTTCGGTCCGCGATCAAACTGCGCGAGCGATACCCGGAGGCATGGAACGGCCTCGGCACGGCGTTGCAGGATGCAGGCGATGTGAAAGGAGCAGAGCAGGCCTTCAAGAACGCCGCCAAGCTGCGCCCGCAAGATCCGGAAATCTGGACCAATCTTGGCAATATCCATCAGGCGCAGGGGCGCAACGACAAGGCAATCGCCGCCTATCAGACGGCGCTGAAGCGCGATCCGACCCACGCGAATGCGCATTACAATTACGGGCTGGTCCTAAAGGCCTCCGGCAGCCTGCAGGACGCCGTTGATCACTATCGCGCTGCCGTGAAGGCAAAGCCGAATTTCATCGCCGCCCTTAACAACCTTGGCAACACGCTGCAGGCGCTGGGGCAACTCGCGCCCGCCGAAGACGCCCTGCGCCGAGCCGTTGATCTTGCCCCAAATGATGCGGCGACGCTGAATAACCTCGGCACGGTCCTGCAGAAAATGGGTCGTCTGGACGAAGCGGTCGCGGCCTACAAGAAAGCGGTTGAGGCTGATCCGGATCACGCCATGGCGCAGGCGCAGCGGCTGCATCAGATGACCCATTTGTGTGACTGGCGGGCATTCGACTTACTTGCAGAGACGACGGAGCTTGGATGCGCCGGGGACGAGATACCGCCGCTGACGCTCCTTGCGATGGAGGACGCGCCGGAGCGGCAGCTGGCCCGGGCGAAGACCTACGCGGACGCCGTCTTCGGCGAAGGTGCTCCACGCCCGGTTGCGGTCGCCTCTGCAAGGCCCGAAAAGCTTCGCATCGGTTACTTCTCAGCCGATTTTCGCAACCACCCGGTCGCACGGCTCATTTCGGGGACTTTGGCCGTCCATGATCGCTCCCGATTTGAGCTTTATGGATACTCATTCGGCCCCGACACGGGCGATGACATGCGTGCCGCGCTGGCTGGGGAATTCTCGAATTTCACTGACATCCGCGCGCTCAGTGATGCAGAGGCTGCACGGCGCATCAACGACGACAAGCTGGATATCGCCGTCGATCTGACGAGCTACACCCAACATTCCCGCAGCGCGCTGTTTGCCCGGAGGATTGCGCCGGTGCAGGTCAATTACCTCGGTTTTCCGGGCACGTCCGGGGCGGGTTTCATGGACTACATCGTGGTCGATCCGATGCTGGTGCCCCCGTCCGAGCGCGCCCATGTCAGCGAGGCGCTGATCGCGCTGCCGCATTGCTACCAGCCCAACGACAACCGCCGTGCCGTCCCGCGAGACGCCGGGAGCCGGGCGGATCACGGCTTGCCGGAGGATGGCGTGGTGTTGTGCTGTTTCAACAGCGCTTACAAGATCACGCTGCGGGAATGGGCGATCTGGATGCGGGTGCTTTTGGCGGTCGATGGCGCGGTGCTGTGGCTGCTTGAAAGCAACGCTTGGGCGAAGGAGAACCTTCGCGCGCAGGCCATCGCGGCGGGGGTTGACCCCGACCGCTTGGTCTTTGCCCCACGCGCTTCAAACGACGCGCATCTGGCCCGCCACGCTCATGCCGATCTTTTCCTCGATACGTTTGCCTATAATGCCCATACCACCGGCAGCGACGCGCTGTGGATGGGCGTGCCGGTGATCACCCTGCGCGGACGCCAGTTCGCGGCGCGTGTCTGCGCAAGCCTGCTCGGCGCGGTGGGGCTGGATGAGTTGATTTGCGAGACCGAGGCAGAATACGAGGCATTGATCCTCGAATTGGCCCAAGCGCCGGACCGCCGCGCTGCGCTGCGCACCCATCTGGAGACAAAGCGGCTTAAGCTGCCGCTGTTCGATACCGAAGGCTACACCCGTGCGCTCGAGGCCGGGTTCGAAGCGGCCCATGCACGCTGGCGGGACGGGCAGGCCCCCGCCGATATTTCGATCTGA